TGCGAATCGCTGGACGTTTGGCGTCTACATGTACAAAGCCGTCAAGCAATTCGACATGAAATTCCGTCTCGGCTGGCATTGGCACGCCGTCGGCGGCGATCCGTACTACGCGCTCGATTGCCGCGAAGATGACTATGCCTGGTGCAACGCCAATCCCGACGGCGAATTGATTCCATCGCTCGAATTCGAACGCCAGATGCGCGGCGGAGTGGACGACTATCGCACGATGCTCACGTTGGCCCGCCTGGCCCGCGAAAGCCACGACCGCTCCGCCGACGAATTGATCGCCCACCGATTGGCCGCATTCAAGCTCGGCCAAACCGATCACGACGCAATCTTCCCGCATTCCGACTATCGAGACTTCCGCAAAACCATGTCCGAAGCGATCGCTCGGCTGCGGGTTACTGGAAACTAAACCAGCCTGATTGGCAGATTCGCCGACCGTAGCGAATCGCAGGCGCGGTCCAACGCCGAAACGAAAATTCCGTTTGCGCGGCGGCTAGCCCCTTGCCGCTCACGACGAGCGCCCGTGTGTGAGCGGCAAGGCGCTAGTCGCCGGTGCATCGTTGATCACGACCGCGAAAACCGTCACCCGGCACGGGCGGCGCCACTCCCGTAGAATTTCAGGTGTCGGATTACATCAAAGCCTGACGCTCGGTCGGCCCACAACCGGAGAAATGCAAATGGAAATCAAACGCGTTGGGTCTCAACCGTCGAGCAAAGGCCCTGCGGATTGGTTCACCGGCACGGTCAGAATCGATCCGCTGTTCGATCGAACGGAGCCGGCCCGAGTGGGCGGCGCGACTGTCACGTTCGAGCCCGGCGCCCGCACCGCGTGGCATACGCATCCGCTCGGCCAGACGTTGATCGTGACCGCCGGCTGCGGCTGGGCCCAACGCGAAGGCGGACCGGTCGAGGAAATCCGTCCCGGCGATGTCGTCTGCTTCGCGCCTGGCGAAAAGCATTGGCACGGGGCGACCGCCACGACCGCGATGACGCACTTGGCCATTCAGGAAAAGCTCGACGGCAAAGTGGTCGATTGGTTGGAACAGGTCAGCGACGAACAATATCGCCGCTGATTCCATCGGAGCCGAGGGATTTGGCCGAGGAGGTCTACATGCTCGACATACCGAACACCCGGGCTAACAACAAACTGCGGAAGTTGACGCGATTTCTTTCGCAGCCGAAAACGATCGAGCCTGCGGTTCCATGGTTCGCAGAAGCCATGTTCATTCTGCAGCATTAAGTGGTGTTCGATGAGCAGCAACATTGCGGTAAAAGTGGTTGTCATCACCGGGGCGAGCAACGGCCTGGGCGATGTGGCCGCCCGGTTGCTTATAATACATGCGACCGGAGCCGTTTCGTCCGGCGCCGGTATAATTCGGCATGGCCAATTTCAAGAAGCGGGTTGCCGAAAACGTCGCCGGCGATTTCTTCGTCGATTCGACATGCATCGATTGCGACACCTGTCGGCAGCTTGCTCCCCACGTGTTTAGCGAAGCCGCTGAAACGGCCTATGTGAGTCGCCAGCCGGAATCGAGCGAAGATTATCGCGGCGCCCTGCAGGCGCTGGTGTCGCGCCCGACCGGTTCGATCGGTTGCCTCGGCGGGGCAGAAAAGCACTATCATGGGTGAGTTTGCGTTGTTGATGTGGCGCGCACGCTGGGGGGCAGAAAAGAGGCAGAAAAGGTGTCAGGAACGAATGGCACTGTCGG
This genomic stretch from Pirellulales bacterium harbors:
- a CDS encoding ferredoxin; the encoded protein is MANFKKRVAENVAGDFFVDSTCIDCDTCRQLAPHVFSEAAETAYVSRQPESSEDYRGALQALVSRPTGSIGCLGGAEKHYHG
- a CDS encoding cupin domain-containing protein, which codes for MEIKRVGSQPSSKGPADWFTGTVRIDPLFDRTEPARVGGATVTFEPGARTAWHTHPLGQTLIVTAGCGWAQREGGPVEEIRPGDVVCFAPGEKHWHGATATTAMTHLAIQEKLDGKVVDWLEQVSDEQYRR